A window from Citrus sinensis cultivar Valencia sweet orange chromosome 5, DVS_A1.0, whole genome shotgun sequence encodes these proteins:
- the LOC127902588 gene encoding serine/threonine-protein kinase ZRK3-like: MIKIKIKHSVFLINRFAMGSIMRKFKDKTDKRALMTRNGATVLKELIASSHGKYNPYRIFSAKELEIATNNYEEIKIIKQDSTYKLYKGFWQERLISVMRFRESNRDEHGSCINNIVYAAQMSHNHILKLIGCCLETQIPILAFESVEFGNLHDRILSASQPQIEPLLMKHRLKIAMDIAHALAYLHFGFPRPIVYRDFKTAHILFTEENVAKLFDFSLSISIPEGETHITTDTVIGTWGYSAPEYLSTGVFNEKSDVYGFGAFLFELLTGQIISDLLKAAHNLGCPLEEYFKKFIEDNSFTEIVDRIIIQDILCLRKEQQLHAYAQLMSECLKQSPVDRPTMVDVAKKLRQIYCSFMESHES; this comes from the exons ATGATAAAGATCAAGATCAAGCATAGCGTTTTCTTAATTAATCGATTTGCC ATGGGTtcaattatgagaaaattcaAGGACAAGACTGATAAAAGAGCATTGATGACGAGGAATGGCGCGACCGTACTAAAAGAGTTGATAGCGTCTTCTCATGGTAAATACAACCCTTATCGTATCTTTTCTGCTAAAGAACTCGAGATTGCAACTAACAACTATgaagagataaaaattataaaacaagaCAGCACGTATAAATTGTACAAGGGCTTTTGGCAGGAGCGCCTAATTTCTGTTATGAGGTTTCGAGAATCTAATCGTGATGAACACGGAAGTTGTATTAACAACATTGTCTATGCAGCACAAATGAGCCACAATCATATTTTAAAGCTAATTGGATGCTGCTTAGAGACTCAAATTCCCATTCTGGCTTTTGAATCTGTAGAGTTTGGGAATCTTCATGATCGCATTTTAAGTGCTTCTCAACCTCAGATCGAACCATTACTAATGAAACATAGGTTAAAGATTGCAATGGATATTGCTCATGCACTTGCTTATCTTCACTTTGGATTTCCCAGGCCAATCGTTTATAGAGATTTCAAGACAGCACATATCTTGTTCACTGAAGAAAATGTTgcaaaattgtttgatttttcactATCCATATCTATTCCTGAAGGTGAAACCCACATTACTACTGATACAGTTATTGGAACGTGGGGATATTCTGCACCTGAGTACCTAAGCACAGGTGTTTTCAATGAAAAGTCCGATGTTTATGGTTTTGGTGCATTTCTATTTGAGCTTTTGACGGGACAGATTATCTCTGACCTTTTGAAGGCTGCACACAATCTCGGCTGTCCTTTGGaggaatattttaagaaatttattgaAGACAATAGTTTTACTGAGATAGTAGATCGTATTATTATTCAAGACATATTATGTCTTCGGAAAGAGCAGCAATTGCATGCTTATGCACAACTTATGTCTGAATGTCTCAAACAATCACCGGTAGATCGGCCAACAATGGTTGATGTTGCAAAAAAACTCAGACAAATTTATTGCTCTTTCAT GGAATCACATGAATCCTGA